The nucleotide sequence tgtaaaaaaatcatagcagaactagcaagtacAAGCTATGGCAGAGAATTCATAGATCAATAAGCTGCAATAACATGGTTCTTTAATCTTCACTTTccatccctttttttttgttgcactTTGTCTTCTTTAAATGCAAAgttaaaaggagagaaaattATCTTTAAAAGATTTCTATTGAGGTGCAAATTATGTTGGCAGCAGAACTGgtaaattaaaaattttgatcCTCCAGAGTCAACAAAGACGAGCAAGGAACAAGCTTAGCTCCCAAAATCCTGCTAAGCATCTGGATCATCTTACAGCGGAGAAGACGACTTTCTAGTGGCAAGGTGAGAAGGTTGCACATTCAGTCCAAAACAAGCTCTATCTAATAGGATCAAGAATCTGCATAGGATTAATGCCAAGCGTCATTTCTTTTGGCTTTCATTTATGTAGCATCAAGCTAATTCCAATTACTACTTCAGAAAACAAGCTCCAACATAGAGATATTTCAAGCTTCTGCTGTCAGTTTTTCCATTTTCCAGTTTTCATTTCCCGGTTCTCTATAGATGTAATCAGGTTAAATGCAGATGCTTTGTACAGTACATCTACAAAAACCTCATTCCATATCGGTAAGAAATTGTTCAACAAtaaaaagaagcaaaacaaTTCCACAACATGTTTATCACGCATTTGTATTCCACAACACCGAATGATATAAGCATGAAAACATGTTGACATGTTGTAATAATTCTATTGAGGCATTTCAAGATCTGGTCTTCCGTCGAGTACTTCTATTGTTGATTCATCAGGCAATGCATCTGGATAGGTCGCCAGAATTTTAGCCTTCATGCTCCTGCAAAGGAGGGGGGGATTCAAGTCAAAATCATAAATCCCAATAGATGTGAGGTCAGCTGAATTAGAAAGTATAGACACAACACAACCGCATGCCACAGCAAACAAGGCATGAAGAGTTTCTGCGTCTCAAGAAGatgtaggtatatatatattacagtacccgcagaaaaacacaaaataaagaacTGCAATACAAAATTGCTCTCATCAATTAACAACTTGGGAAACAACAATAAAGAGTCCTAACACCTAATCATAAGTTGACCACAAAACTCTATCACTCGATGTGTACGTAAGAAACTTAAAGATGAGCTTTCTATGAGttcaaagagaaaataaagagagTGAGGAGAAAGACATGAGTTGGCTCAAAATGAAATTATGAACTGAGCATATAGGTGCATTGAACTTCTACAATTCTTgtactaaaagtctaaaacccTTAAATAATTCACAATCCAAATATCCTGATAAGCAAAGATATGATTAAGCAGCTTTGAGACAAAAGGTGAGAACAACTTTTCTCTTACTTTCAGGAAGGAAACAACATTCTTTTTTATCCTCCTTTTTCTATGTAAACGAAATAATTTAGATGAAAAGCTAAGGGAACCTTATAAATGGGGGAATGAAAGgcgaaagagagaaaaagaacaaGGAAAATAAAGTCAGATACTAAAAACGTAAATTTAGAGTTTGCTATTCAAGGACCAAAGCATAGTTTGACTGTACCTTAGCTTCTGAAAAATATAATCAAGGTCTGACTTCATAGACTTTAATATACGCGTATTTCTTAAAAAATCGCCAGAAACCTCAGCAAAGCAATGCTCTGAATACTCGTTGAAATGAGATAGGACAGCATTACTGTCTTGTAATCTTCCCAATCTGTAGTTTGGTTTGGAGAAAACAAAGAAGCAGAGAATAGATGTAATCACCAGCTGCCATACTGACTTGAGCAAAAAAAAGACATGGAGAAGAATATAAAACATTTGTGTGGTGAACCTTCAGAAACCCACACCACATGCACCCCAATCACATTCGGCATAAGCAGTTGCAAATAACTTACACAAGTTAGTCCAACTGGGTAAAGTAAGTCTGAGG is from Tripterygium wilfordii isolate XIE 37 chromosome 14, ASM1340144v1, whole genome shotgun sequence and encodes:
- the LOC120015465 gene encoding kxDL motif-containing protein 1-like, coding for MEQKETELINAASREVSGEFKTLINDNDLDSLKQSQNLILGRLQDSNAVLSHFNEYSEHCFAEVSGDFLRNTRILKSMKSDLDYIFQKLRSMKAKILATYPDALPDESTIEVLDGRPDLEMPQ